ATATTGAGTGTGTAAAAGACTTCCGTCAATTTCTGTGAAATTGACCTGAGCAGAAGCCTGAAAGGTGCAGAAATAAGAAGAGAGGATGACTAGTTTCTGGAGTATGTTTTTCATGCCTTTTAAGGTGCATTTCATAGTGCTCTCTGTGCTAGCTGTTCATTGCTGACAACATCCGAATCTGATCGATGAGTTGCGCGATGTCGTTCTCGCTGGTGCAGACGTGGGTACAGGCACGCAGGCAGATGGGATCTGCTAAGTCACGGATCCAAATCTGTTCTGCGCCTAGGGCTTTGACCACCTCAGATGGTGTGGCTCCCGTTGCCTCAGAGTGCATCTGAAAACTCACGAGGCCAGCCGGCGGTGGGCCTTCAAGTAGCGGTGAGACCTCTGGAAGCGACTGCAGCTCTTTCCAGAGCTGTTCGCTCAGCGTGCGGATGTGCCTGAGTCGTTCGTCGTCTGAGCCCTCCTGTTCCAGCAGGTCAAGAGAGCAGCGCAGCCCAGCCATCAACGGCACACAGCTGGTAGCCACCTCAAAACGACGGCTGTCGTGATGGAAGGGGTCTGGATCATCAGCCACAGCCCGCGTTTCATCTTGAAGGCTGCGCCAGCCGATCACGGTGGGATGAGCCTCAGTGAGCATCCGCTCTGAGATGGCTACCCCGCCGAGTCCTTCTGGACCGCAAACCCATTTGTGCCCGGTAAAGGCATAGATATCGGCCGCTTGTGCCGCCTTTGCAATGGGGATCTGGCCAACGCTCTGTGCAGCATCCACAAGGAGGTAAGGCTGTGCCGGGTGCTGTTGCAGTTGTGCTGCCACCGCTGTGATCGGCATCTGTTGCCCGGTGTTCCAGAGCAGATGCGACAACACCACCAGTCGGGTTCGGCTGGTGAGCTGTTGTTCGATTGCCGCCAGTACGTCGTGATCGGTGCGGGCCTGCTGGTCGCGTCCGAGTCTGAGTTGCTTGACCGGCAGCGTATGGACCTGAAGCTGGCGGCGACGAGCCAGTTCGTGACAGGCCGCCACGACACCGGGGTGTTCACAGTCGCTAATCAAAATGTGGTCGCCATCGTGCAGGGGAAGGCCCCAGAGCGGCAGCACACACCCCGTGGTCACGTTCTCGCTGAGGGCGAGCCGATGCGCTGGCACATTGCACAACCGGGCTAGACGGCCGCGAGTTTTACTCACTTCGGCGCTGATATAGGGCCAGATGTCCGTGGTGAAGGGGCCGAGCTCCTGGATTCGTTTCCAGCTGGTGGTAATGGCATCCAGCGAGGGTGTTGGCAGCGGCCCCTGCCCGCCGTAATTGAAGTAGGTCTTGTTGGCCAGTGCGGGGCAGAGTTCTCTCAGCATTGGGGATCTAGACCTGGTCTCATGATCGCTCCTCAGCTCATGCATTGCTGCCTTGCCAGGCTGCTTCAGATGTGGTGGCGCTGAGCGTTGCACCAGGTGCCTTTAAGCGGGTCAGTTTCGACGTTCAAGGCTTGGTTTTGCTGCGGAATGTTCAGCCAAGCGATGGCTACGTTGCGTTTGTTCGTTGGCTTGGTATCACCGATGGCCCTGGTGGACTGGCTCTGGATCCTCCACCCGGTTTTGGCGGTGGTGTTGATCTATCCCCTCACCGGGATCGTGATGCGACTGGCGATGCAGACACGATCTCGGCGATTGAAGACCGCAAAACCGCCTCCGACGGTGGGGCGGGACCACAGTGATCTCGGGCGCTGGCTGGCCGTAGGTGTGGTTGTGCTGGTGATCGTTGCGCTCACCGTGGTCATCGCAACATCTGCACCGCTTGATCAGTTTCAAGGCGGCTTCCGTCGTGCTTGCACGCTGTTCTTGGTGCTGATCGGAACCCTGCTCAGTGTTGGGGCGCTGTGGATTGCGAAGGCGCCTGGTCTTCGGCTGGCGTTTGCTCTGATCACTTGGGCTGGCGTTCTTGGTTTGGGAGCTCAGCCGGAGGTTTGGCGTCTCTCCGATGACCCTTTCTCGCCAGCGTTCTGGCAATCCCATTACTGGTCTGGTGTTGCGGTGGTGGGCCTCATGCTGTTTTCTCTTGGTGCCCGGCCGGAGATTTTGCGTGACCTCCGCCTGCGCCGCCTGCATGTCACCGCCAATGTGCTCGCCGCGCTGCTATTCGTGCTGCAGGGCATTACCGGCACCCGTGATCTGTTGGAGATTCCCTTGAGTTGGCAGAAGCCGACGATCTATGCCTGCAATGTCGAAGCCCGCAGCTGCCCGCCGTTGGCCCCGCTTTCTCCGGCTTCTCAGCCTTAGAGAGGGGTGTTGCTGCCATGCACGCAGTGTTGCCCGGCTGACTCCGGATGATCTGGATTCCAGGGTTTGGGTTCGATCACCCCGAAATCTTTCACCACTTGGAAGTTGCCAGTGTCATCAGCTTTGCCAAGCAGGGAGCGCTTGTTGAGGTGCTGGCTAGGGGTGATGGTTAGCAAGCCCTGTGGCGCTGAGTAACTGGTTCCGATCAGTTGCCGACGTACGTCTTTGGGATTCGTACTGCCTGCTCGTTCTGCAGCGCGGGCCCAGAGATGGACCAGGCTGTAGCCGGCTTCAGCGGGGTCGTTGATGACGCGGTGATACCCATAGCGACGACGAAAGCGCTGCGCGAATGTTCTGGAATGATCTCCAGCCAACGATTGGAAATAGCTCCAGCTGGCATAGGTTCCGGAGATTTTGTTCGTACCGATCGCCAGGGCCTCTTCCTCCGAAACAGACAGACTCAATACGGTCACACCGGTATCCACCGCTTCTGAGCCAATGATGGCCTCGCGGTAGAGCTGTTCAAAGAAGGCGAGGTTGCTATCGCCGTTCAGGGTGTTGATGACAACAATCGGACCGCTTGCATTGGCCTGCTGAATGCTTTCAACCAGTGGGTCGACATCTGCACTGCCGAGTGGGAGGTAGTGCTCATCCAGTACTGTGCCACCCGCCCGTTGTACCTGGGTGCGCATGATGCGATTGGCGGTACGGGGGTAGATGTAGTCCGAGCCGATCAGCAGGATGCGTTTGCTGCGGTTCGCCAGCATCCAGTTCAAGGCGGGTTCCGATTGTTGATTGGGAACCGAACCGCCATACACCACGAAAGGGGAGCACTCCTGGCCTTCGTATTGCACCGGATAGAACAGCAGTGCATCACGTTCTTCCAGGGCTGGCAGCATTGCCTTGCGACTGGTCGATGTCCAGCCTCCGAAGATGGCCACCACCTTTTCGTGATCGAGCAATTGTTCGGTCCGACGAGCGAAGGTGTCCGGATCGGACATGCCGTCCTCCTCGACTGGTTGAATCAAGACCCGCTTGCCCTTCAGCATCAGTCCGCCGCCGGCATTGAGTTCCTCGATCGCTAGTCGTTCGGCTTCGGCAACGGTGTTTTCAGACAATGCCATCGTTCCACTTCGGGAATGCAGCAGGCCTACGCGCACCACGTTGATGTCGCTTTTTGAAGCGCTTCTGCCGCAACTGCTGAGTAGCAGGGTGGCCAGCAGGCCGATGAGCACCTTGTGGTTCATCGACTTCCCCAGCTGATCAAGGCGGTCAGCACCAAGGCTGAGGCCGAGATGATCTGAAAGCGCATGTCAGCTCGATTGATCTTGAGCATGGTGTTCAGTTTCTGATCATCTGCAGCGGCTGCGTAGGTGTTGTATCCCCACGTGAACAGACCAAAAAGGGCCATCGCGATCAGATAACTGGCAGTGAACAGATCGTCGAGGAAGGTGGTGTAAGGCAGTTTCGGCAGCGAGGAGTGATACGACTGCTGGAGAAAGATCAGTGTGAGTAGTGCCGTGGATGGGACGGCCAGTCGCACATCGGAGAGTGTTCCCTCAACAGAAGGAGCCATCAACACAATTGAGTTGATGATCATCAGCGGGATGACCCAATTCACGATTCCAGGCCAGAGATTCGATTGGTAGACCACTTCCAGGCGTACCTGGCTGATGTGCGGCCGATACCAGGTGCCCCGACGGTTGCTTGTGCGTCGCAGATAGGGCGTGAAGCTGGCACTTTCGAGTTGATAGCCGCTCAGGGAACCCAGCTCCCCAACAAGGTTGTCGTCACTCGGTTCGGGCAGCAAACGCAGGTCGGCGTATTTCTGCGATGTCCACAGTGGTTTGAGCTCCACGATCACCGGCAGCCGCAACATGTCGAACGGATCTCGGCGGAAGTCGACTTCATCGTCGTAGAAGCGGCTTGAAAAGTGGTAGTGCTGCTGGCGCCTGCCTCCGGAAAGCTCCCGTGGTCTTTCCGTGGAGGGTTCAAAGGTTGAGTCCCACGTTTCGATGCGGTTGGCGAGTGTGATCAGCTCGGCAGGATCCTCGCCATGTTTTTGCAGCAGTGCTTCCACTTCGGGCAGCCATTCCAGCCAAAGTTCACCATCGGCGGTGAACGTGCGTGAGTTCAGATTCAGCTCATAGATCTTGTCGAGATGGATGCCGGCGTAGATGAACGGATGCTTTTGCACCAGAGCTTCCGAGATGCGCACCTCTTGAAGTCCTGAAGGACCCTCCATCACTTCCGTGATGGAGTCCTGGTCAAGGACCTTGCTTGGACTTTGCCCGACCAGCTGGCGTCCGCCCAGAATCAGAGTGATCGTGAGCGCCGCCATCAGCAACAACACGATTGGACGTGGACGGGGAAGCCTCCGCATCAACTGTTGTTCAGACCGTCACTGATGTCTTCAGGATGGCTTCGCGCGTTGAACCTGTCAGTGGCTGGACTGAATCAGAGAACCTGAACCACTTCACTCACTTCGGGGATCGACTCGCGCATTTTGCGTTCGATG
Above is a window of Synechococcus sp. BIOS-U3-1 DNA encoding:
- a CDS encoding urea ABC transporter substrate-binding protein, encoding MNHKVLIGLLATLLLSSCGRSASKSDINVVRVGLLHSRSGTMALSENTVAEAERLAIEELNAGGGLMLKGKRVLIQPVEEDGMSDPDTFARRTEQLLDHEKVVAIFGGWTSTSRKAMLPALEERDALLFYPVQYEGQECSPFVVYGGSVPNQQSEPALNWMLANRSKRILLIGSDYIYPRTANRIMRTQVQRAGGTVLDEHYLPLGSADVDPLVESIQQANASGPIVVINTLNGDSNLAFFEQLYREAIIGSEAVDTGVTVLSLSVSEEEALAIGTNKISGTYASWSYFQSLAGDHSRTFAQRFRRRYGYHRVINDPAEAGYSLVHLWARAAERAGSTNPKDVRRQLIGTSYSAPQGLLTITPSQHLNKRSLLGKADDTGNFQVVKDFGVIEPKPWNPDHPESAGQHCVHGSNTPL
- a CDS encoding aminotransferase class V-fold PLP-dependent enzyme, with amino-acid sequence MLRELCPALANKTYFNYGGQGPLPTPSLDAITTSWKRIQELGPFTTDIWPYISAEVSKTRGRLARLCNVPAHRLALSENVTTGCVLPLWGLPLHDGDHILISDCEHPGVVAACHELARRRQLQVHTLPVKQLRLGRDQQARTDHDVLAAIEQQLTSRTRLVVLSHLLWNTGQQMPITAVAAQLQQHPAQPYLLVDAAQSVGQIPIAKAAQAADIYAFTGHKWVCGPEGLGGVAISERMLTEAHPTVIGWRSLQDETRAVADDPDPFHHDSRRFEVATSCVPLMAGLRCSLDLLEQEGSDDERLRHIRTLSEQLWKELQSLPEVSPLLEGPPPAGLVSFQMHSEATGATPSEVVKALGAEQIWIRDLADPICLRACTHVCTSENDIAQLIDQIRMLSAMNS
- a CDS encoding DUF4079 domain-containing protein codes for the protein MALVDWLWILHPVLAVVLIYPLTGIVMRLAMQTRSRRLKTAKPPPTVGRDHSDLGRWLAVGVVVLVIVALTVVIATSAPLDQFQGGFRRACTLFLVLIGTLLSVGALWIAKAPGLRLAFALITWAGVLGLGAQPEVWRLSDDPFSPAFWQSHYWSGVAVVGLMLFSLGARPEILRDLRLRRLHVTANVLAALLFVLQGITGTRDLLEIPLSWQKPTIYACNVEARSCPPLAPLSPASQP